A region of the Osmia lignaria lignaria isolate PbOS001 chromosome 5, iyOsmLign1, whole genome shotgun sequence genome:
AGCGGAGGAAGATCATGTGGAAGACACGAAGGTGTAAATGGTACCCGTGAACAAAAAAGGATGAAGAAAGAACAGTGGAGGAGGAGTCACAGAGGATATCGTAACCATCGGTTAAGAAGAGTTTTGCAATAGTCTATCAACACGTATATCATGCGTAAGAGAGTGACAagtcataaaaaaaagaaagagaaaaaaatttagGTACAATAAAACTTGTCAGTGGCAACGAACGGTGTAGTGAATTCCAAACGACGATAAAACTGTGAGATACCTCAAATCCAATTACTTGCTTACACGATGaattaacagaaaaaaagaGCTAAAAAGATAACAAGATTGAAGTAGCCCAACGCGATAACAATTTATTATTCGTCGATGATATAGCGTGTGACTCATTAAATGGCAAGAAAACAAAATAACAGAAGAGTAGTGTGTTCCCGAATAAATAAAATCGTAGATAGTCATTGATGATCATTGATGAGTTTCTCGTAGAATTATTAAACGGAAGATAGATGATCGGTGTATCGATTGAGACCGCTTTTTATCCTTTTATTCGGTATTGTTGTGCGTGCTTAGTCCATTTTTTTatagaatgaaaaagaaaaagcgaagaaacgaaaagaaattaACATCTATTGTTTCCATCTCTCTAGATGTACTAATACTTCTGCTCTTGTCTCTGTACTATAAATATTAGTTGTATCTCTATAATTATCTTCGGATCATTCCATCTTGTCGCTGACCCCAATTCACGAGAGCGATTAATTAGACAACGGTTATCGAAAATTTATCGTCATTTGGATGAGACTAAATCTGTCTTTTCATTTTGACAAAATTCGTATGCGTTCTTACGCTCTGTACTAATTACGATCAATGCGAATACACCGGATACGACCTTTTTCTGTAAAACTACACATAATTACATACATAAACACCGATACACACTCTCTCAGACGTACACTCATACACAATGACACAGGACATACACGTGAAATCTATAAATAAAGTAATTACAActctatttgtttttttttttccagatcGTGTCATAAAAGAAATATCGATGATTATTATcagaaattgaaatgaaatgggTCGAGCGTTTCtttctttgtaattaaaatgtcGTGTAACGAATCGAGTCACCTAAGATTCAATCTGCgtgttacaattttaatttggaaagaaaaatatcatcgcGCAATTAAGCGATAAAACTCAATTGCATTGAAACATCATGTGACTTGGTTTCTTACACTTTACAACGATTAATCAGTTtgcaaaaaatgataatttatttcgTTGAAATTATACGCTCCGGtcaatcaattaaaattatttattttaaaatcatcCATCATCGGTGAAATATATTTGCGCAATTATAATTTACGAACCGTTATCTTCCGCGGTCGCGCTTAGCGAGTGATTATCTTTCGTGATATTATTAAAACTCGATGTGGTAGATAATAGACGCCTAGGGCCGCGTCTGTGAAGATCCACCTGTTTCAGGATTCGTCCTAAATTATCTGCACCTGTCGCGATCGGCGACAAGCTGAGACTCGATGTTCGAGTTTTTATCATACGAGCACTTCTTGGAGATCTTATGATTCGCTCGTTTGATCTGCGCCTGGCAGATTTTAATTTAACGCTACGTAACATGTCCAAAGAAACCACGGGTCCTCTTGGTCCTGGTATGGTGTTCCGTCTATTttcctgaaattttcaaaattcagatATTACCTTGCAGGAATTTTATTATGCTCTTAAAACGGGTTAAAAGCTATCTCTATTTCTTATGCAAATTATATCAAAGGCTCATCGTCGATTAAGCGAggtaattcattaattttacccCGATATTATGTTGACCTAAAAGATTTTCAGGGGTTCGCAAGATCAGCATAACGAACTCCCTTCAACGCGCTTTATTTTCCAGACACGATCACCTTGAGGTTTTTAAATAACCCTCCGAGTGTCCGGTTGAATGGCAACGAAGGCTGAGAAACAATTTAACGAGATTGAAAATTGTGTCGCTCTAATGAGTATTCAGGCGTTCAAGTTATTACATTAAACGCTCGAGCAAAAGTAGTCTACGATTTTATACCTTCAAGTTTCTTTTACTTTTCATAATATTGCAATTTCCTACCCTCGATCTTTTCTATACAGGCTGTTTAAGAAAAAAGGGTCAGTACTTAAACAATTCTCATCTTTACCTTAGTGTTTTGTGGAGCTTTTTTAAGGGTCACCTTCAGTAAATCCTCGACTGTTATAGCTGGTCTGTTAAACAACGGTGTCGAACACTTTCTAGAAGGCGTCCTAACATTTCTACCACTACTCGGGGTGGTTGGTGTACTTGATTGTGCTGGGGATTGAAAAAATgaaggaggaggtggtggtggtggtggtggtggtggtggtggcggtggcggtggcggaggtggtggaggtggtggaAGCAGAGGTGCAATcatcgatgatgatgatgatggtgtcAAGATTGGTGGCATTGGCGGTGGTGGCGGGGGTGGAACTTGTGGAGCTTTTGCTCGGACATTCTCTAAGGTGTCCTGCAACTTTTTCAATTCCAGCATCAATGTCTCGTTACTTCCGTCGAGCTTCTTGCTAATATCCTGTATGCCATTGACCTCGTTAGTCAAGGCACCGATAGCTGTTACGCTGCTTGCACGTATCTGTGTAAAAAAAGATTTAGATATGATTTAGATATGAAACAGAGACACGTAAACTTGCTTCCTCTTCTCAAAGATTTTCAACCCATTTTTATAAGAGAATACTTTGAAGGAAACAAGTCGTTACTGCAGTTTTATCTAAATAACAAGCTAATAAATTCGTGTACCTGAGCAATTTGCTCGGACAAGTGAGTGACTTTCTCCAGGAACATGTTAATCATTTGCTCGTTCTCCGAGCGTAACATTATTACCACCTGACTGAGTTCTTCCATTTGACGCCTTGTTGAAGAAAATGACACAATCTGTCCCAAGCTGCTGCAACCCTGAAACAATTGTTAAGTGACTAACCAGAGTGGATTATTTCTGATCAAGGTATGTACTTACTCTTTTTAATGCGCTTGTTATTTTCTTTATCAACCAAACCcagaataatacaatttttgcaATGGGTTTCTTGGTAAATTGAAGTCGTGGTAATTTACGGTTTCGTTTGGAGCTGAGGCATGTACACTTTTTGGGACATTCAGTTCCTCTTTCGCACTGCAAAtgataatatagtaatagtatAGGATCAGTAAATTTATAATCGTTCACGAATCTAAGTCTGAAAAGAAATTACTTCTTGAAGACGTGTACTACACACAGAATCCGAGACAGCAGGCAAAGCAAGCGTAGAGGCAGTCGGTGAATCTGGAGTGCTACCGCCCCAAGATGTCTTCGGGATAGGACACAAGGAACTCTGTTCCTCTTCTGTGTTTTTCTCCACTGGTAATAGATCAGTTACCTTGACGGTTGCAGCATCTTTCTGGGACTGTTCCGTTCCCTCTTCGTCATCAAATTTCAATGTGGTTCGACACCTTTTAGCTGGAGGTGGTGAACCACTGCAGGGTGTGGTCGAACGTGCTCTAATTTTTGACACAGTACTCTTTATCTCCTCGTATTTCCGTCGATCGTCGACTTTGTCATTGGCGTTGTCATTCCCCTCTAAATGACGTTTATTAATGAATTCATTAGAATTTTCACTCGACGTCACTGATGACGGAGTGTGATAAGATAAAGAGGATGTTTGCATCGATCGTGTTTCGTCGCATCTCTTAGACTTTGGCAAGAAATTCGCTATGCATTCTTGAGCACCAGTTCGTACTTTAACACTGTTCAATCGTCGCAGGTTTGAGAGGATTCTTTTGCATTCGCTCCAGTTAGTGATCAGACTTCCACCTGAATCCTCTCGAACCTTCTCATTAACTATCGTAAATTTATCAGTGCTCTGACTGTTCTGTTCATTccacgtctcataacattttccaCTCTTGTTTTCATCTTCAAATTGACCCGTAGCCTCGCAGGAAGAGGTTGTGGATCTAAAATCATCCAAAAAACAATGATACTCTTGACTCTGAGTCTCCAATTCTGAATTAAAAGTACCAAACGGTGCTGGTTCCGAGACGTAACCACAAGGTAATTCGTAGGCTGATTTTGAGGAACGAACATCAGTGTCATAAGTATAAATCTCTTTcgacaatttattttcttgcaCTGTATCGCACTCGTTCATCTCCACCTTGATCTCATCGTTGATCGATAGAGTCTTATCTATTGAGAAACATTTTTCAGGAGATTCATTGATTTTCCGTTTCGACGAATGGTTCGAATGCATTAATTCCTTCTCTTGTATTTCATCTTGTTTATCATCATTCTTATCCGACTCATTCGGATCGAGCTTCATCTGTCGAAGTTTGGTTACAATTTCTGGACTGAGATCATCGTAGCAGGACAATTCTAACTGTGGTGATTCGAATAATACAGATTCTGGAGAACGTTGCTGTAATAACTGTTCATTCgatcctcttcttttcttcaagGGAGTGTCATTTCCTATGCTGACGATTGAATCTGTTGAATCTGTTGAATCTGAATTCTGCAACAGCATCTCTTGCGAATGATGCAAAGATTGTTTGCATCTAGATCGTTTGGATGCCTTGCGTTTAGCCATTGCGATTCCTTTCGCAGACGGTGAAGCCATGGATCAATGATATTGAAAGATCAGCATGGATCAACATGTTGAGTGTATAATCATTTTACCTGCACAGTTATTGGATGGATAAATCGACacgtataatgaaaaattacaatttttaaattaataaaacgttGAACGAATAGAATAGAACCGTTGTACTTATTGACACGTGGATGACATTGTACTGAATGTTGATATCATCTTCAAACGATTATTTGTTTTGATCCTGATGGAGGGGATGGTGCACTGGAGAACCAATAATAACATCTGTAGAATAATCAGCACTTATTGGttaatattgttaaataataattttatgaaataagagATAATAGGAAGAATTTCTaggaaatataatgaaaataatgaagttTCTGTTAAAAcagtatttatttttgaattaactACGTTAAATTTGTAGGCTTAGATAGACCACTTCTATTGAAGCGGAACTTACGAGTATTTCTTTTAAAAGTAGTAAAGTCTCCTtgattttgtacaattttatacTTTCTGTCGGCTACTTACAAATGGTTTTTAAATTCATCTGAAATCATctaaaatgtacatacaatgtACAGAAGTATCTAATCGGCATGTGTAAGGATCCACCTTTTCGTTAATACATTTCTCTTCGCGTACAACGCGAATATTTTTATGTTCAGTACTGATTATCGAGCTTCTCCGGATATTATTTGAGCACGCTCTGTTTAGATTTTTGATGCTTCATGTTCATTTCTTGTTTACGAAAGCTTCGCCCTTTTGGATGTTCTTCTTC
Encoded here:
- the LOC117604862 gene encoding uncharacterized protein LOC117604862, which produces MASPSAKGIAMAKRKASKRSRCKQSLHHSQEMLLQNSDSTDSTDSIVSIGNDTPLKKRRGSNEQLLQQRSPESVLFESPQLELSCYDDLSPEIVTKLRQMKLDPNESDKNDDKQDEIQEKELMHSNHSSKRKINESPEKCFSIDKTLSINDEIKVEMNECDTVQENKLSKEIYTYDTDVRSSKSAYELPCGYVSEPAPFGTFNSELETQSQEYHCFLDDFRSTTSSCEATGQFEDENKSGKCYETWNEQNSQSTDKFTIVNEKVREDSGGSLITNWSECKRILSNLRRLNSVKVRTGAQECIANFLPKSKRCDETRSMQTSSLSYHTPSSVTSSENSNEFINKRHLEGNDNANDKVDDRRKYEEIKSTVSKIRARSTTPCSGSPPPAKRCRTTLKFDDEEGTEQSQKDAATVKVTDLLPVEKNTEEEQSSLCPIPKTSWGGSTPDSPTASTLALPAVSDSVCSTRLQECERGTECPKKCTCLSSKRNRKLPRLQFTKKPIAKIVLFWVWLIKKITSALKRGCSSLGQIVSFSSTRRQMEELSQVVIMLRSENEQMINMFLEKVTHLSEQIAQIRASSVTAIGALTNEVNGIQDISKKLDGSNETLMLELKKLQDTLENVRAKAPQVPPPPPPPMPPILTPSSSSSMIAPLLPPPPPPPPPPPPPPPPPPPPPPPPSFFQSPAQSSTPTTPSSGRNVRTPSRKCSTPLFNRPAITVEDLLKVTLKKAPQNTKENRRNTIPGPRGPVVSLDMLRSVKLKSARRRSNERIIRSPRSARMIKTRTSSLSLSPIATGADNLGRILKQVDLHRRGPRRLLSTTSSFNNITKDNHSLSATAEDNGS